In the genome of Bacteroidota bacterium, one region contains:
- a CDS encoding HU family DNA-binding protein — MTTTTLDQLKETLADVVREALANGQDVQLPGLGTLRVVHKPSEMIEDDNGQIVMRPPRDEVVFEPENA; from the coding sequence ATGACTACGACTACTTTAGACCAACTAAAAGAGACGCTTGCTGATGTTGTCCGTGAAGCGCTGGCTAATGGACAAGATGTGCAGCTCCCGGGTTTGGGTACACTCCGCGTAGTACACAAACCAAGCGAAATGATAGAAGATGATAACGGTCAAATCGTTATGCGCCCCCCACGAGATGAAGTAGTTTTCGAACCCGAAAACGCTTGA
- a CDS encoding MotA/TolQ/ExbB proton channel family protein yields MTKLAVALLHLNVARPQDISAFPAQDSLLTNAPAEVGTPLIEIILQGGWVMIPLGLLSVLAIYLFIERLATLRAAQSDPYQLTDRIRRYIQVSDVRGAIGFCDAQDNPISRILKRGLERLGRPISEIQDAVQAAGKHEAFELEKRTDMLASIASIAPMLGFLGTVIGMIEAFQEIQNLQGNVNPSVLAGGIWEALITTATGLLVGIVAIFFYNFLINRINRHVNNMERSATDFIDLLQEPVPSRAEERAY; encoded by the coding sequence ATGACCAAACTTGCTGTTGCTCTGCTGCACCTGAATGTAGCGCGCCCCCAGGATATTTCAGCGTTTCCTGCCCAGGACTCATTACTTACCAACGCTCCCGCCGAAGTTGGTACCCCCCTGATCGAGATTATTCTCCAGGGCGGCTGGGTCATGATTCCGCTCGGATTGCTTTCTGTGCTGGCGATATACCTGTTTATTGAGCGCCTTGCTACGTTACGTGCTGCGCAGTCCGACCCATACCAGCTTACCGACCGCATCCGCAGATATATCCAGGTCAGCGACGTACGCGGCGCCATTGGTTTCTGTGATGCGCAAGACAATCCTATTTCTCGCATCCTCAAGCGTGGCCTCGAGCGCCTTGGCCGGCCCATTTCTGAAATTCAGGATGCCGTGCAAGCCGCCGGCAAACACGAAGCTTTTGAACTGGAAAAACGAACGGACATGCTCGCCAGTATTGCGAGTATTGCACCCATGCTTGGTTTCCTCGGTACCGTAATTGGTATGATCGAGGCCTTCCAGGAAATCCAGAACCTGCAAGGTAATGTAAACCCAAGCGTACTCGCCGGTGGTATCTGGGAAGCATTGATTACCACCGCAACCGGTTTGTTGGTCGGGATTGTAGCTATTTTCTTCTACAACTTTCTCATCAACCGCATAAACCGCCATGTGAATAACATGGAGCGGTCTGCAACCGACTTTATCGACCTCCTTCAGGAGCCCGTTCCGTCACGCGCTGAAGAACGCGCGTATTAA
- a CDS encoding biopolymer transporter ExbD — MSFQFSSSKKPLNVFSAAGLTDIVLLLLIFFLLTSSFIPQFGIKVNLPNADASAPADPNYVTVVITDDGRYFVEQDQVSEEALLDAIIAARGQRNALLLRADEAATINQFAAVGNVAKALNLSFSMATERGRR; from the coding sequence ATGTCTTTTCAATTTTCGTCTTCGAAAAAGCCATTAAACGTGTTTAGCGCAGCTGGTCTGACTGACATTGTTCTGCTGCTGCTGATCTTTTTCTTGCTTACCTCTAGCTTTATCCCGCAATTTGGGATCAAGGTAAACCTGCCCAATGCTGACGCCTCTGCGCCGGCCGACCCAAACTACGTTACCGTAGTCATCACCGATGATGGGCGGTATTTTGTAGAGCAGGACCAGGTAAGCGAAGAAGCGCTCCTCGACGCCATTATAGCCGCAAGAGGGCAACGCAACGCCCTGTTGCTTCGTGCTGATGAAGCGGCAACCATCAACCAGTTTGCTGCTGTAGGCAATGTAGCAAAGGCGCTGAACCTATCCTTCTCCATGGCCACCGAACGCGGCCGGCGTTAA
- a CDS encoding class II fructose-bisphosphate aldolase codes for MSWSIASSTFLYAGMPRVSPALLYRACYGKYAIAAVNVFCMEQILGLFEAAHRARAPFIVAITPYARDYASPVMFEHMIRAAAAQYPDAIFATHLDHGNDAHCVDAIASGWYTSVMIDASHDAFEQNVARTAKVVELAHQKDLVVEAELGVLSGVEDDLVVAAGDASYTNPDQCADFVTQTGCDSLAIAVGTSHGAYKFSGDQGLQFHILEAIQQRLPGFPLVLHGGSNVDVDEVDRINNAGGTLKAGAKGVAPDEIRRAIPYGICKVNVATDTRILWTRVHREYFRDQPENIDLVVPGKMYIEAYADLIEQKFALFGARDKAPELQQMLLASR; via the coding sequence GTGTCTTGGTCTATTGCGTCATCAACTTTCCTCTACGCCGGCATGCCTCGCGTATCCCCCGCCCTGCTCTACCGCGCCTGTTATGGCAAATATGCCATTGCAGCCGTAAATGTTTTTTGCATGGAGCAGATCCTCGGCTTGTTTGAAGCAGCGCATCGTGCCAGGGCCCCGTTTATTGTAGCCATCACCCCTTATGCACGCGACTATGCCTCCCCCGTCATGTTCGAACACATGATCCGGGCGGCCGCAGCCCAATATCCTGATGCCATTTTCGCCACACACCTCGACCATGGCAACGACGCCCATTGCGTTGACGCCATTGCATCCGGGTGGTATACTTCGGTCATGATTGATGCCTCACACGATGCATTTGAGCAGAACGTTGCGCGCACGGCCAAAGTGGTCGAACTTGCCCATCAAAAGGACCTTGTTGTAGAAGCAGAGCTGGGCGTATTAAGCGGCGTAGAAGACGACCTCGTTGTTGCCGCCGGCGATGCCAGTTACACGAACCCAGACCAGTGCGCTGATTTTGTAACGCAAACAGGCTGCGATAGCCTCGCCATAGCAGTAGGCACAAGCCACGGTGCTTATAAGTTCTCAGGCGATCAAGGCTTGCAGTTTCATATTCTGGAAGCCATCCAGCAACGCCTGCCCGGCTTTCCACTTGTCCTACATGGTGGCTCCAACGTCGACGTAGACGAAGTAGATCGGATCAACAACGCCGGCGGCACACTCAAAGCCGGCGCAAAAGGGGTTGCCCCTGATGAAATCAGACGGGCAATCCCCTACGGGATATGCAAAGTAAACGTTGCTACAGACACGCGTATTCTGTGGACACGCGTCCACAGAGAGTATTTTCGGGACCAGCCTGAAAACATTGACCTCGTGGTACCCGGAAAAATGTACATCGAAGCATACGCAGATTTGATAGAACAAAAGTTTGCGTTATTTGGCGCCCGAGACAAAGCACCGGAGCTACAGCAAATGTTGTTGGCCTCCAGGTAA
- a CDS encoding CoA-acylating methylmalonate-semialdehyde dehydrogenase — MVQTLQNYISGNWRKSQSTDLIDVENPATQDKLAYVPVGQPTDVATVVEAAKKAYPEWRNTPANERVQYLFKLKQLLEENVRDIAKTITIESGKTLKESMGEMRRAIENVEVACGIPLMLQSEFSEDIARGIDEYMIRQPLGVCAAICPFNFPGMITFWFLPYAIACGNTFIVKPSEKVPLTMAKIFELIDQTGIPPGVVNMVHGTKDVVNGILEHPDVKAISFVGSTPVARHIYQKAAAHGKRVQAQGGAKNPILVLPDADLDTTTKIVTDSVYGCAGQRCLAASIVVTVGEHKPFTEQLIDATRDRVTGFGLDDGVEMGPVITPQSKSRIEQLIEEGISEGANAVLDGRQSAIKGYERGNFVEPTILENVPMNGKIIQTEIFGPVMSLIHVDTIEEAIHFVNSGRYGNMACLFTSSGANARKFRHEAEAGNIGINIGVAAPMAQFPFSGWKESFFGDLHGQSRHAVEFFTQTKVVVERWLKDWNRKF; from the coding sequence ATGGTCCAGACGCTACAAAACTACATTTCGGGCAACTGGCGCAAAAGTCAGAGCACCGACCTGATTGATGTAGAAAATCCGGCTACGCAAGACAAACTCGCGTACGTACCCGTAGGTCAGCCTACGGATGTAGCAACTGTTGTTGAGGCAGCAAAAAAAGCATACCCCGAGTGGAGAAATACGCCGGCCAATGAGCGCGTGCAGTACCTCTTCAAACTCAAGCAGTTGCTCGAGGAAAACGTGCGCGACATAGCCAAAACCATCACCATCGAATCGGGCAAAACCTTAAAGGAGTCGATGGGTGAGATGCGCCGCGCCATTGAAAACGTCGAGGTCGCGTGTGGCATCCCGTTGATGCTGCAAAGCGAATTCTCCGAAGACATTGCCCGGGGTATCGACGAGTACATGATTCGGCAACCACTCGGCGTATGCGCGGCCATTTGCCCCTTCAACTTTCCGGGCATGATTACCTTCTGGTTTTTGCCCTATGCCATTGCATGCGGCAACACCTTTATCGTGAAACCGTCGGAGAAAGTGCCGCTCACCATGGCCAAGATCTTCGAATTGATCGATCAGACGGGTATCCCTCCCGGTGTTGTAAACATGGTACACGGCACAAAGGACGTCGTTAATGGCATCCTGGAGCATCCGGACGTGAAAGCCATCAGCTTTGTTGGCTCAACGCCCGTAGCACGTCACATCTACCAAAAAGCAGCAGCCCATGGCAAACGCGTGCAGGCGCAGGGTGGTGCCAAAAACCCCATCCTCGTGCTGCCCGATGCAGACCTGGATACCACAACCAAAATTGTGACCGACAGCGTCTATGGCTGCGCCGGCCAGCGGTGCCTTGCTGCCTCCATTGTAGTTACCGTGGGTGAGCACAAACCGTTTACCGAGCAGTTGATCGACGCCACGCGCGATCGCGTTACCGGATTTGGACTCGACGATGGCGTAGAGATGGGCCCCGTGATCACCCCCCAAAGCAAATCCAGGATTGAACAGCTGATTGAAGAGGGTATCTCAGAAGGCGCCAACGCTGTGCTTGATGGCCGGCAGAGTGCCATCAAAGGATACGAACGGGGCAATTTTGTAGAGCCCACCATTCTCGAAAACGTACCGATGAATGGCAAGATCATCCAAACAGAAATTTTTGGCCCGGTGATGAGTCTCATCCATGTTGACACCATCGAAGAGGCTATACATTTTGTAAACAGCGGCCGGTATGGCAACATGGCCTGCCTTTTTACCAGCAGTGGCGCCAATGCGCGCAAATTCAGACACGAAGCTGAAGCCGGTAACATCGGCATCAACATCGGCGTCGCCGCGCCTATGGCACAATTCCCTTTTTCAGGCTGGAAAGAAAGCTTTTTTGGAGACCTGCACGGACAAAGCCGGCATGCAGTCGAGTTTTTCACCCAGACCAAAGTTGTTGTCGAACGCTGGCTCAAGGACTGGAACCGCAAGTTCTAG
- a CDS encoding TIM barrel protein, whose translation MIQIANAPCSWGVIENLVGDRFGYKNVLTEMQEAGYAGTELGDWGFMPTDPAKLATELKHHALQLLGSWVSVRLYDASYHDAGIAQAVKTARLMAEVGGPDCFVIIGDDHSTIPDRSNFSGRITQAHWLNEAGWEVYTTGAMRVAEAVKKETGLRSIIHHHGATYVETPEEIDEFMARTDPDLVGLCFDTGHCALGGGDPVAVLKKHHDRIWHVHFKDFDPEIVEEAKVAGWDYQGMIGRGLFPELGQGNVDFASVLETLQDLNYKDWIVVEQDVLPGMGTPRDSAIRNRAFLKALKV comes from the coding sequence ATGATTCAGATTGCAAATGCTCCTTGCTCGTGGGGCGTAATCGAAAACCTGGTAGGCGACCGGTTTGGTTACAAAAACGTGCTTACAGAAATGCAAGAGGCGGGGTACGCCGGCACCGAGTTGGGTGACTGGGGATTTATGCCCACTGATCCTGCAAAACTGGCGACAGAACTCAAGCACCATGCCTTGCAGTTGCTCGGCTCATGGGTGAGCGTACGGCTTTACGATGCCAGCTACCACGATGCCGGCATTGCGCAGGCTGTAAAAACCGCCCGGCTCATGGCAGAGGTCGGTGGCCCCGACTGTTTTGTAATTATAGGCGACGACCACAGCACCATCCCCGATCGGTCCAATTTTTCCGGCCGGATAACACAAGCGCACTGGCTCAACGAAGCCGGCTGGGAGGTGTATACAACGGGAGCGATGCGGGTAGCTGAAGCGGTAAAAAAAGAAACCGGCTTGCGCTCCATCATCCACCACCACGGTGCTACCTACGTCGAGACACCAGAAGAAATCGACGAATTTATGGCGCGCACTGACCCCGACCTGGTAGGTCTTTGTTTTGACACCGGCCACTGCGCACTCGGCGGTGGAGATCCCGTTGCGGTGCTCAAAAAACACCATGACCGCATCTGGCACGTGCACTTTAAAGATTTTGACCCCGAAATTGTCGAAGAAGCCAAAGTCGCTGGCTGGGACTATCAGGGCATGATAGGCCGCGGCCTGTTCCCCGAACTCGGTCAGGGCAATGTCGATTTTGCCAGCGTCTTAGAGACCCTTCAAGACCTCAACTACAAAGACTGGATTGTGGTCGAGCAAGATGTCCTCCCCGGTATGGGCACCCCGCGAGATAGTGCTATTCGAAATCGGGCGTTTCTAAAGGCACTGAAGGTTTGA
- a CDS encoding Gfo/Idh/MocA family oxidoreductase, whose protein sequence is MQKVKTGIVGLGRLGQRYAENLRFKIPQSELVAACSINPKELQFAREELGLTACYDNLDAMLANEQLDALFVISSTDQHAPHMIKGLEAGLHVFCEKPLSLDLNSCAEVVRIADAHPDQYAVVGFARRFDPSYAYAKRKVDAGAIGTPFLVKSQTVDVDATAKFQIEFVKTSGGLFQDYNVHDLDLARWFLGSNIKTVFATGGAFKHPEFAAAGDADNVLSTCVLDNGTMATIHASRTAQHGHDTFTEVVGTEGTLRIGRPASMHLVEISDKHGVRKECAQTFYERFQEGFLLQTQDFIDCIIEGREPELKLEDAIEATKAAIALTRSFREKKLCEV, encoded by the coding sequence ATGCAAAAAGTAAAAACAGGCATCGTTGGCCTTGGCCGACTGGGGCAGCGCTACGCAGAGAACCTGCGCTTCAAAATACCACAGTCTGAGTTGGTCGCCGCGTGCAGCATCAACCCGAAAGAGCTGCAATTTGCAAGGGAAGAACTCGGGCTTACAGCGTGCTACGATAACCTCGACGCCATGCTGGCCAACGAGCAACTAGACGCGCTATTCGTCATCAGCTCAACCGACCAGCATGCCCCCCACATGATCAAGGGGCTCGAAGCTGGCCTGCATGTATTTTGCGAAAAGCCCTTGTCGCTCGACCTGAACTCGTGCGCAGAAGTTGTCCGCATAGCGGATGCACATCCGGACCAATACGCTGTTGTAGGCTTTGCCCGCCGGTTCGACCCAAGTTATGCGTACGCTAAACGGAAAGTCGACGCCGGCGCTATTGGCACACCCTTTCTTGTAAAATCCCAAACGGTGGACGTGGACGCCACGGCTAAATTCCAGATAGAATTTGTCAAAACCAGCGGTGGACTGTTTCAGGACTACAACGTGCACGACCTCGATCTCGCGCGCTGGTTTCTGGGCAGCAACATCAAAACCGTATTTGCCACGGGCGGCGCATTCAAGCACCCGGAGTTTGCTGCTGCCGGCGATGCAGACAACGTACTCTCGACCTGCGTATTGGATAATGGCACCATGGCCACAATCCATGCATCCCGTACGGCCCAGCACGGCCACGATACGTTTACCGAGGTGGTGGGCACCGAAGGTACGCTGCGCATCGGCCGGCCGGCTTCGATGCATCTGGTAGAGATTAGCGACAAACACGGCGTCCGCAAAGAGTGCGCGCAAACGTTCTACGAGCGCTTCCAGGAGGGCTTCCTTTTGCAAACGCAGGATTTCATTGACTGCATCATCGAAGGCCGCGAACCTGAACTCAAACTGGAAGACGCCATCGAAGCCACAAAAGCCGCGATTGCGCTGACGCGTTCGTTTCGGGAGAAGAAGTTGTGCGAGGTATAG